Within the Salvia hispanica cultivar TCC Black 2014 chromosome 4, UniMelb_Shisp_WGS_1.0, whole genome shotgun sequence genome, the region atattccttttttttatattaagttctcCTCGTataatctatacaatatataaaagggaaGTTTAGGAAAAATTTACAAGATtaccatttaatttaaaaattatattaaattgaaaatgtataattaaatgccatttaaatgtttgattaAAAGCTAAAAATGTGTGATTAAGTGGAGTGAGTGGGAGCTTATGTGTGATTAAGTGGAGTGAGTGAGAGGTTTTACTATGCCATTtaaatttggagaaatttacaagattaattatatagatatttttgtttgtcgaCGTGCACTGTGACCCGAATGCAATGCTTGagatactagtagtatattacaGAGCACGGGTCAAAGAGATACGAAAACACGAAGAATCTATCATGaaagatactccctctgtccggcATTAGGAGTCTTAGTCActttttttgcactcgttttgcaaaaatctcactttctattatatttcttaaaacccgtgccggatcaaatggtgacaaattatgggggacggagggagtaataaatagttaaagtggagaaatgacaaaataagagagagaataatattgagAAGAGTCTTgtcaatattattctctctcttactttttcatttctccactttatctatttattatcatttttataaaacgagtgcgcaaaagtgaccgggactcctaatggaggatgaagggagtacaaagttttatttttattttttaacttttggcAACATTGTGTCGTCAATATTTATGTACTAATTCTAagaatgtatttttataatttttacttttaatgcataataatttgttattatacacatttttaaaggaaatataatatgatgTGCATAGTATaggtgtgatactagtttaattaaaGTTAACATTGAGAAGAAAAGACCCTCCAACACGACAAcgtattaaaaagaaaataaaataaaataaaataatttttttttaaaaaaaaatcaatacatTAAAAGCATCTAATGTCTAACGTGAGACCACCTATAAATGCCCTTTTcccatattaaaaattaaagtcgTTGggcattttctctctttttggAGGAGGAAGTTGTTGAGAGTGCAAAATATAAAAGGAAACCTTCGAACTACACATCTCCTTTAAATACGTCTTCAGAAATATAATGGtgtattcataaaaaaaaatctcgtAGATTGAGTAACTGTTAAGCAAGAGGTTGAACGTTCCATGCATGacctaaataattaattattattgctgtaattttataattataagacTATTAATATCTAATATGTTTTTATTggtcaaaatatttaaataattagttttatgctaattggataaatttaattagcatTAAACTTCGTCTTATAGCCTACAAactttgaattcaaatttgtcAGAGTTGATTTGACAAAACCTACAAATTGTCTTGAATCTACTCTGAAATTTCCATACCGACTGATAAATTCTCTGAATTctatcccacatcgacttggtgatgatcttagcttctctatataagtgtggataaccctcctcTTTATGAGGctttttaaggggtgagtgctcatttctaatatggtattaGAGCCAAGTCGACGATGGATtatatctctttatctcttctcttgcctacccacgtgatggaagtccgatgtgtcattccggcccacacgtgaggagGCGTGTTAAACTCTCTAAATTCTagcccacatcgacttggtgatgatcctagcttctctatataagtgtggataaccctcccccttatgaggtcTTTTAAGGgatgagtggcccatttccaATACCAACTAACTTTATCATCATTAATCAGCACCATTCACCTATGCTATAATTCATCagctatataaattttttatcaaattctcAACATAATCAGAAAACACTGGGTTTTTTGGTTAGATCATGGCAGCCTATGCAGCCTTGGTTTCTCTAATGAATATCATAGATGCCATAGAACACCATCATTCCCCACCCATCTCTCtcaaaaaactccaaattcaaTCTCTCACTAAAAGTGTGACCTTCCTGCTAGAATTTCTCAAAAGTTACAAATCCCCTTATTCTGACAGCGATGAAGCAGATCCACTGGAGATGCGTATCGTGGATGCAGCTTATGCGGCTGAAGATGTTATCGAGTCTCGTATTGCAGACAAGATTCAGCTCCGAAGATACGAAGCAACCAAAATCAGAcgcttcttcaatttctttcGATGTCACAAGGATCCAATCAAGTTGTATCAAGATCTACAAAatgtaataaaagaaatggatCGGATCAAGATAGTGGCGATGGAAACCAACACTGAGAAGGTGGTGGTGCTCCGTGATGAACAACGTACATTTAATGTCTCTTCTACCACGGGGAAGAACAGTTGTGGCAAGATTGTGATATCTAATCATGTCTTATATGGGATCATGGAAAAGCTCGTTGCAGATGAACCCAGTCGCCAAGTCATCCCCATAGTAGAAATGGGAGGGATAGGTAAGACCGCTCTCGCTCAAACTATTTATTCAGAACaagttattatttattaaggaGCGCTTTGATATTTGTGCTTGGGTTACTATTTCTGAACATTACAACACAAGAGAAATTCTATATGAAATTGTTTGTCAAGCCACTAACAAAGACAAGGAAACAATAAGTGAAAGGAGCGAAGAAGAATTAGGCTTAGAACTCTACCAATATTTGTCGGGTAGAAGGTTTCTAATTGTAATGGATGATATGTGGGATATTGAGTCTTGGAATGAAATACAACATTTCTTTCCTAACAATGGAAATTGTAGTCGAATAATGGTGACGACAAGACAATCACGATTGAGTTTCCAATTAAACAATCGTTATAGTCATTCAATGGAATTTCTTGNNNNNNNNNNNNNNNNNNNNNNNNNNNNNNNNNNNNNNNNNNNNNNNNNNNNNNNNNNNNNNNNNNNNNNNNNNNNNNNNNNNNNNNNNNNNNNNNNNNNTCAACGGGTTTATGTAGAAATTACTGCCTTGAAGTTGCATTTTTTAACGCTGTAAAGTTCTCTGAAATTTGCACTGTGGATGCAGGAAAGTGCAGATAATGTAAGTCCAGAATCCAGTTCTCCTTCCAAGGATGCTTTGCTTGAAGAAGCGTGTAGAAAGTATGAAGAGGCTACACGCCTTTGTCCCACACTTAACGATGTATGTGTCACTGCTACACtgttattttttggtataagTATACTCTAATTTGTAATATCTAAATATAATGGGAATTGGGAAACAGTACCCTGATGCTTTTgatgttcaagaaaaaaattgcCTTATTACTGCCCAAATCCCTTATTAtgcatgcatgtatatgtttcaTCGTGAGTGAGTGTCCGAGTATCTTGCAGTAATATATGAATGCTTGCTtgtttttcacttttacatgaataatatgtgtatttaattagaaaaattcattaatgcAATTATCCTCTTGGCTCTTGAAGATATATTAGTTCAATGAAAACTGATTTATAGTTTCTTTATGAGATTGAGATTACAAGTAGTTAGAAAAAACTCATTAATGCATGATGCTCTTGAAGATATATTAATTCAATGAAGACTGATTAATAGTTTCTTTACTAGATTGTAAATAGTGACACAAATTATTGCTTTtacatttttccactttttaaCAATTGAATAGTttctagtattatttaaatggaGATATGTGAGATTTTTCTTCCTTTGCCAGGCTTACTATAATTGGGCTATAGCAATATCTGACCGGGCTAAAATGCGTGGTCGGACAAAGGAAGCTGAGGAGTTCTGGAAACAGGTTTGTTCTATTGGCATTCCTTCTATTTTATGAGATGAATCCTTGTGTTTACTGTAGTATCTTGGTCAATTGCTTTGTCCATTCTTTTGGTTCACTTCTAgcaaccttttattttttgtgaactAGAGCTGGTGACATCAAACCCCTTTGGACCTATAAATCTATCAGTTGAagcattaatttaattgaatccAGTTGGCAAacttaagaaaaaatgtagaagtgaaagaggaagaggaagaaacaTTATTTTGTCCCATTTTAGACTCTGTTTATATTAGTTTGGTAAGGAGCTATTGATCTTTTAACAGCTTTCTCATAGTATTGCACATGgacattcaaatttataagtGGTGGTGCTCTGTTGATCCACAAGTGTATTAACTATGTCAACATCAGCAGTCACTCTCATTCTTAATCTAGAATGACAGATACAGGTAGCACACTTTACAGTGTATGTTACTGTATGTTGCCCAGTGGAAGGTGTGAAGTTAAATATCGAATAATCGAATTGAacttttttgaagaaaattctGATTTCTTATTTGTTGATGTGGTATTTGTTCATCTTTATGTAGCTTACTCTTTTTCTGAAAGATGACTAATCCTATCTAGTCAAATGTTCCCGGATTTAATATGTTTGGCTTTGGCACATGACTTTAGTAATATTTAGATTTCCTGTGTAATTCCTGTAACCTTAAGCACATGCCATGACTTCCATGATATTGTTAATGTATTGTATAATAACTTTGTTCCTTACTGTTCTGTTATTTGCAGGCTACAAAGAATTATGAAAAGGCTGTCCAACTCAACTGGAACAGTCCTCAGGTAGATATTTGCTATCTCTGAAAAAAGTGAATAGCCCCCTTTGTATCCCAATTGTGCATCAGCTGCTGATTCTGTATCACAATTGTGCATCAGCTGCTGATCAGAGCAATGGTCATCGATGTTTTCTTGCAAAtagttttcaatttcttcCTTGTCTTAAGATCCCTACTGCTATCTTGTTCTTTTCTTGATATTTACTAATGTTAACATGAATTTGCAGGCGCTTAACAATTGGGGACTTGCTCTACAGGTGTGTTAAATAGTATCTCATCTATAGAAGCCATTGTTTCCTTTCGAATTAATCTTGTAATAAGATGATAAGTTTAGCACTTCCCTTTATCCTTGTACCATGTAGAGACTTACGTTCTTTGTTCTTGTGCtcaaattttatgtttcagGAGCTCAGTGCAATTGTTCCTGCTCGTGAGAAACAGACAATAGTCAAAACTGCTATAGGCAAGGTATGAGAGTCATAGTTCTCATTAAAGGCCCTGGACATTTAACTGAGCCcatgtttataaattatttatactctgATCATCTAACACCTTATGTGTCTGCAGTTCCGTGCGGCAATACAGTTGCAGTTTGATTTCCATAGGGCAATTTACAATCTTGGAACTGTACTGGTTAGTTTGACACTTGTCTTGCTCtttgataatttattgttatgtAACTGTAGAAGATGAATTTTGGCACTCTATCATAAATAAGAACTGggaatttgaaaaaaaggaTGCCATGCATTAGTCTTAATGAGCCAAAATTTGCAGTATGGCTTAGCAGAGGACATATCGAGAACTGGGGGACATGCGACTGCAAAGGAGGTTTCACCTGAAGAATTATACAGCCAAGCTGCAATATATATTGCAGCTGCACATGCACTGAAGCCTAATTACTCAGTAAGCACACTGTGTTTGATCATTATCTATTATTCTTTATATCATCCTCTTACATCATACTcttgtttttcatattttatgaattactCTAGAGTGACTTCTCCTACATCACTGAGACAGACAACCTGAAAGTTTTGCActgcttaattttttttttcacctGGTATTGTTAATAAAATTCCCATTCTTCCTATTATTTCCCTTGCAATAAATGACAGAAACTCTATAACAATTGAAGCCAACATTCATTAACGAGGTTATTTCAGTAAAtgataattaatgttttttataGGCAAAGTCTTCTGTTATATGGGTGAGGTAAATATGGTCTCTGCCTTTGTGGAATGAATGGGTAGATCATAGGCCACTTCGACATCTGCGATTGTATAACTTATTATCACTTGAAGTAAAATCCTGATTTTGCAATTAGGTTGCTCTCTGCTCTTATTTTGTGTCATGTTATCATATATTACATTCTTATAATAGGGGGTTAGTATTCGGTTTTCTGTTAGGTCATTtgaaccaaaaaaatcaattatatatatgtgattcGGTTTTGTTCGGGTTTTAAAAATCCGAACCCTGAAAAATGaaccaattttcaaattttggtttggaATTTGGATCAGTTCAATATTTGGTTTTTGGATATTTTCCTTCCCCGACTTGTTAAATCTTCCATTCTCTGTTTTAGCTAAAAATTCTTCTAGTGTTATCTGAAATCAAAATGTTGAGAGGCAACctcatttgttttattgttgtGCTTCAGGTTTACACTAGTGCTTTAAAGCTTGTGCGGTCTATGGTGAGTATTCATTTCTTTGACATTATACTTGTCCTTCATGCCTTATCTAGAGAATGTGAACTTACATGAAGGTTCTCTAAAAATGCTATACCAACAGTTTGTTTATCTTGCACCCCCATACTCATGAAGATGACTGATCTCTAAcgtaatttatgtatttaatttggCCGAATTGATTGTTGTATGATAAATCACACTTATGTTTGTTCAGAGATTGGAGAACATTCTCTAGACTAGAAACCCCTCACCCATTCCACTTATCATGAATGCAAGGCATTAAAGAGCAATAATATTTACAAGTTACCAGTGAAGCTATTGAACTTCTCGCATATTGTAGAAAGAGTCAATCTGCAAAGTTTAAAGGAATTCTAGTTTGGATAGCATTTTATCTTCcccattttttctttgtaaTGTCCTATTCATCTGTGCATATTTGCCGAACCTTCTCCTTGTTCTGGCAGCAGGAGATACTTTGCACTTCAGTTTATCTTCTTGGAGCTGGAGCTAGTTGTACTTTGAGACATCCTTTGTCCAATTAATACATCTGAACAAATTTGTATTTTCTCAGCTTCCGTTGCCATATCTAAAGGTTGGATATCTGACAGCACCGCCTGTTGGGAACCCAGTTGCACCTCACAGTGATTGGAAAAATACTCAATTTGTGCTAAATCATGAAGGGCTTCAACAGGTAGGAAAAGTCTTTGCTTATGCTTAAAAAAGAAGGATTATCACTGTTATGCTTTGTCTGAAACATATCCAGCAAGCATCAAATTCTCTCTTTAGGAACAAGAATATTCATCTCGAACCATTGATATTAAGCAAATTAGGAATACAAAGTGCCCTTATGAAGCAGTAATCGAATCATCTGATAGCTTACTATGTTCAAATTTCAGATAACCTTCTTTTTCTGGTGGTCTCTTCAACTTTCATGACcatttacttaaaaaatgtcccaaaatttgaaaatttactTATCGACCTCTTACCAGTGTTACTTGTCTGCTAAAAATTGCCATGAGGTTCTTCAGTCACACTATCTATCTTTCTCTTAATGCTATCCTTGTCAGCATCACAATTCTACTTTTTCAAATGAAACCTAAAAAGCATTTTCTTGCAGCTTAGCAAACCTGAAGATAGATATTCATCTCTAAGCCTTTCATCAAGATCAGTGGATTCACCCACCAGTAAACCAGTCATCAGAATCTATGTTGCAGATATTGTTTCTGTGTCGGCGTGTGCTGATCTTACGCTACCACCTGGCGCTGGCCTGTGCATTGACACAACCCACGGACCTGTTTACCTGGTAAGATACTTATGCTAACCAAgcatttcttcattttatttacaaattaacCTGCTGCTCCCTTCTTCTGCTTTTTGACGTCATTTTGTTGGCTGCTGCAGGTTGCTGAATCTTGGGAATCTTTGGATGGGTGGCTCGATGCCATTCGATTAGTTTATACCATTTTTGCGCGGGGTAAGAGCGATGTTTTGGCTGGTATAATAATTGCCTAATTTTGAACCTGTATATTGTGATGATATTGCAAAGTATTTTCTTGAGGATGCCTACTGTTAGTTTAAGAACACTAAAGGTTGTTTGTTCGTGTAGGCTTTTGTATATTAGCCAATTATTCCTATAAAAATGAGGTAGAGTTTACTATATTATAGGGACTTTTTACAAAGATTATTACCGAAACTTATAAAGATACTGCAAATTGGATTGTCACATTTTACTTCTTCAAAAGTATTGCTCGTTTGCAAGAAATACAAGAggatatatagggttttgcaGCGTTACAATTCTAGTCATTGAGACAAGTTATTCTAAATATCCAATTGAATTTGACCAGAAAGCAGTACTCTTTCTGGCCTAATTAAGTTGATTCATTTGTTTTGGATATGGAGATTTAAACTTGCTACGTTACATGGGTTAAAttgagattaaataaaataggagagataaaagagtttagtAGGAGAGCAAATAAATTACGaatgatttgatgatt harbors:
- the LOC125220208 gene encoding protein HLB1-like, producing MAAYAALVSLMNIIDAIEHHHSPPISLKKLQIQSLTKSVTFLLEFLKSYKSPYSDSDEADPLEMRIVDAAYAAEDVIESRIADKIQLRRYEATKIRRFFNFFRCHKDPIKLYQDLQNVIKEMDRIKIVAMETNTEKVVVLRDEQRTFNVSSTTGKNSCGKIVISNHVLYGIMEKLVADEPSRQVIPIVEMGGIATNKDKETISERSEEELGLELYQYLSGRSSLKFALWMQESADNVSPESSSPSKDALLEEACRKYEEATRLCPTLNDAYYNWAIAISDRAKMRGRTKEAEEFWKQATKNYEKAVQLNWNSPQALNNWGLALQELSAIVPAREKQTIVKTAIGKFRAAIQLQFDFHRAIYNLGTVLYGLAEDISRTGGHATAKEVSPEELYSQAAIYIAAAHALKPNYSVYTSALKLVRSMLPLPYLKVGYLTAPPVGNPVAPHSDWKNTQFVLNHEGLQQLSKPEDRYSSLSLSSRSVDSPTSKPVIRIYVADIVSVSACADLTLPPGAGLCIDTTHGPVYLVAESWESLDGWLDAIRLVYTIFARGKSDVLAGIIIA